One genomic segment of Desulfomicrobium sp. ZS1 includes these proteins:
- a CDS encoding response regulator — translation MYNQDVDAIVDEYVTRIPVSVLLIDDEFLIGEAMRIKLSSETDITFHYCKEPDKALETAIGVQPTVIMLDLVMPGVNGLTMVKFFKSSEDFRDVPLIVLSAREEPELKKKAIALGANDYMVKLPDKTDLVARIRCHSERYIFKQQRDELIMKIRAMSGQNNNGFSSPYLD, via the coding sequence ATGTACAATCAAGACGTTGATGCCATCGTGGACGAATACGTGACCCGGATTCCGGTCTCGGTCCTGCTGATCGATGATGAATTTCTGATAGGGGAGGCCATGCGTATCAAGCTCTCCTCGGAAACGGACATCACCTTTCACTACTGCAAGGAACCGGACAAGGCTCTGGAAACCGCCATTGGCGTTCAGCCTACCGTGATAATGCTTGATCTTGTCATGCCGGGCGTGAACGGCCTGACCATGGTCAAGTTTTTCAAGAGCAGCGAGGATTTTCGCGATGTGCCCCTCATTGTGTTGTCGGCCCGCGAGGAACCGGAACTCAAGAAGAAGGCCATTGCCTTGGGCGCCAATGACTACATGGTTAAATTGCCTGACAAGACCGACCTTGTGGCCCGTATCCGCTGCCATTCGGAGCGCTATATTTTCAAGCAGCAGCGCGACGAACTGATCATGAAAATAAGGGCGATGTCAGGCCAGAACAACAATGGCTTTTCTTCCCCGTATCTGGATTGA
- a CDS encoding phosphate ABC transporter substrate-binding/OmpA family protein, which yields MADMDGSGSSGKIVGFFLALVAIALMGAAVTFFLRPDLLTLGSVHPVERVSIFPQEAAVAGGQWRLLSQWHGAGDFHAAGNLYRVEFKPIPGWETPPPVVLKKDETGAEVEGVYKPVQYSSQTILTLTGASTLASRLVPELAEFYLLNIGANEVRKIPGKSADEMTVEGIFYAAKEIRAIEIAGQGTASGFSALKAGACDIAMATHRISAVDAKIFGEGVITAQSEHKLGMDAVTVLVHKDNPVPALTVEQVGGIFSGEISNWEQVGGPAAPIKVFVLQENFATRRFVKDFFLSGKDFVSSARVVDIHELLPELVSQDPWAVGFGSITMAGQCREMPLKPGADSEAVAPTAASIRTVTYPAVRNMYLYHKATTDNIYARDFVRVALGAVGQDIVKKFGFVKNSEVEGDASVADRDAPLDGPGSSFAQTLGSEPAPVLKAPALTTLPPLVQFDGEAVPESVRREVLQDYLDGVYGAQKLPFVFNFETGNLGLDEQGGRDLARIAAMMKEPKNSGKTIVLVGYSDSVGAYASNLAVSRKRAEAVAEAFRKRGLQDVVVLAAGEEGAIERNDIRAGREKNRRVEIWLK from the coding sequence ATGGCTGACATGGACGGATCTGGATCGTCTGGAAAAATTGTGGGTTTTTTCCTGGCCTTGGTGGCCATTGCTCTCATGGGGGCGGCTGTTACGTTTTTTCTCAGACCGGACCTGTTGACGCTCGGCTCGGTTCATCCGGTCGAACGCGTGTCCATTTTTCCGCAGGAAGCTGCCGTCGCAGGAGGGCAGTGGCGGCTGCTCAGCCAATGGCACGGAGCCGGCGACTTTCACGCGGCAGGTAATCTTTATCGGGTCGAATTCAAGCCAATTCCCGGCTGGGAAACCCCTCCTCCCGTCGTGCTCAAAAAAGACGAAACCGGAGCCGAGGTCGAGGGCGTCTACAAGCCCGTCCAGTACTCCTCGCAGACCATCCTGACCCTGACGGGCGCGAGCACGCTGGCCAGTCGGCTTGTGCCGGAGCTGGCAGAATTTTATCTGCTGAACATCGGAGCCAATGAAGTTCGTAAAATTCCTGGGAAAAGCGCTGATGAAATGACCGTGGAAGGGATTTTTTACGCTGCCAAGGAGATTCGCGCCATTGAGATAGCCGGCCAGGGAACGGCCTCCGGGTTCTCGGCGCTCAAGGCCGGAGCCTGCGACATCGCAATGGCCACCCACAGAATCTCCGCGGTGGACGCCAAGATTTTTGGCGAGGGCGTCATAACGGCGCAGAGTGAGCACAAGCTTGGCATGGACGCGGTGACGGTGCTGGTGCACAAGGACAATCCCGTGCCGGCCCTGACTGTCGAGCAGGTCGGGGGCATTTTTTCCGGCGAGATATCGAACTGGGAGCAGGTTGGAGGTCCGGCCGCCCCGATCAAGGTGTTTGTCTTGCAGGAAAATTTTGCAACCCGCCGTTTTGTGAAAGACTTTTTTTTAAGCGGGAAAGATTTCGTTTCCTCGGCCCGCGTTGTCGACATCCATGAGCTGCTGCCCGAACTCGTCTCTCAAGACCCGTGGGCGGTCGGGTTCGGCAGCATCACGATGGCCGGCCAGTGCCGTGAAATGCCGCTCAAGCCGGGCGCGGACTCCGAGGCGGTGGCGCCCACGGCTGCGTCCATTCGCACCGTGACCTACCCGGCCGTGCGGAACATGTACCTCTATCACAAGGCCACGACGGACAATATTTATGCCCGTGACTTCGTTCGCGTCGCCCTGGGCGCCGTGGGCCAGGACATAGTCAAGAAATTCGGCTTCGTGAAAAACAGTGAGGTCGAAGGTGATGCCAGTGTCGCAGATCGGGACGCGCCGCTTGACGGTCCCGGGTCCTCTTTTGCGCAGACGCTTGGATCGGAGCCTGCTCCCGTTTTAAAAGCCCCTGCGCTGACCACGCTTCCGCCCCTGGTCCAGTTTGACGGCGAGGCGGTGCCCGAGAGCGTCCGCAGGGAGGTTCTGCAAGACTACCTCGACGGCGTGTACGGGGCGCAAAAGCTGCCGTTCGTGTTTAACTTCGAGACGGGAAACCTCGGTTTGGATGAACAGGGCGGCAGAGATCTGGCGCGAATCGCGGCCATGATGAAAGAACCGAAAAATTCGGGGAAGACCATCGTTCTGGTCGGCTATTCGGACTCCGTAGGCGCCTATGCGTCCAATCTGGCAGTTTCCCGCAAAAGGGCGGAAGCTGTCGCCGAGGCGTTCAGGAAGAGAGGGCTGCAGGATGTCGTTGTCCTGGCCGCGGGTGAAGAGGGCGCGATCGAGCGCAACGATATCCGCGCTGGCAGAGAAAAAAACCGACGTGTGGAGATATGGCTGAAATGA
- a CDS encoding response regulator → MERKKAFFNLLQFKIHLGIQFILAICFFALGYFIYVTQLDFLINDIRRQGQEQAEMVAQASVPAIQRESIYLLEELAIKAEYSPLVAYCQIVDPLGKSFLKGEVRVGLTRDDLMSAYSSRDVSVVSRDILVGGKSIGQVKLGMFIDKARQEVQATTIRLVAAFAVVLGLIALFLYIFLNRLLILPVVNLSILTQSLSRGEFVTTNLDQRRDELGVLAHGFNIMSQSLKELYKSLEEKVDARTEDLNNAYHELQAIFDNSLVGISVLSSDHKVIRANRRFATIFGYSVAEIPLINPEKFHVSGRNFDEFSEKFFNRLAEREIAQLEYQFRRKDGSVFWSQVSAKAIDPQDLSRGVIFVIEDISDRKKASELLRQHAEDLRVAKDQADKATRSKSEFLARMSHEIRTPMNAILGMAEMLQETSLNEDQQEYVKTFSSAGELLLGIINDILDFSKIEVGQIKLESIPFNLRELVDDVNKLFVYRAEEKALRLEKKVSEGLAQRYIGDPTRIRQIIINLVGNALKFTSAGGVTMSVAESVMDDGAPCCLFAVKDTGIGIPKSKLGTVFESFAQADSSTTREFGGTGLGLAISKKLVELMGGRIWVESEPGQGTTFFFKLPLAPDQKVQLPEFRLKIPADTHLLIVEDQPEGRGSISSLVRSWGLVPVSCPSAANAIDALNAHKKDFTFQAILIDSMVDNVPGIEIVHLLIGQGIPVANLVLAVETAEGLARLPKATDFGPLSYILKSERDAVLHDKIYEVVSESQRRRMTDFHDKGWKVLLVDDVEANRRVVELFLKSSNVSIVHAENGKIALEKFTEGPFDLVLMDMEMPVMDGLEATRRIRAWEQEKREYKTPIIALTAHAFQEHRQKTMDAGCTEFLAKPIKKQALINIIDLFAGQRESLIAQPEPLLVTEVTPILDEQDSPVQIDPELQDLRPLFLRTVRDFQAQLADAITTQDFGTMQRCGHSLKGLGSTYAVDEISQSGKIIESAAKSRQASVVVEAVNHLAVFMNTGETPKIQTDEASGEMIGDDALPAPVDGRYVVHVAPEMSELIPFLMDAMQKDLELMGKALAQKDYPTMRRFGHSHKGFGSTYGFEYISIVGRKIQAAAEARDAEHLADLLLALGNYLERVDIVYEIKADLVEEEIEDVLPGKEVAVEIPEDVQDYTVEVDAELYELVPLFMDTMHSNVAEMQDALVENNFDIICRHGHSQKGLGSTYGFDYLSHIGYKIETAGMQKNADEVQKLLKIMNKYLENVHIVERKG, encoded by the coding sequence ATGGAAAGAAAAAAAGCATTTTTTAATCTCCTCCAGTTCAAGATACATCTTGGAATTCAATTCATTCTGGCGATATGCTTTTTTGCATTGGGGTACTTCATCTATGTCACGCAACTCGATTTCCTCATAAACGACATTCGCAGGCAGGGACAGGAACAGGCGGAGATGGTCGCCCAGGCAAGCGTGCCCGCCATCCAGAGGGAAAGCATCTACCTGCTGGAGGAATTGGCGATCAAGGCCGAGTATTCTCCGCTTGTCGCGTATTGCCAGATCGTCGACCCCTTGGGAAAATCCTTCCTCAAAGGCGAGGTCCGGGTCGGGCTGACCAGGGACGATCTCATGAGCGCGTACAGTTCCAGGGACGTGAGCGTGGTCAGCCGCGACATCCTTGTCGGAGGAAAAAGCATCGGCCAGGTCAAGCTGGGCATGTTTATCGACAAGGCGCGGCAGGAAGTGCAGGCGACCACCATTCGCCTCGTGGCCGCTTTTGCCGTGGTGCTCGGCCTGATTGCGCTTTTTCTGTACATCTTTTTGAACCGCCTGCTCATTCTTCCGGTCGTCAATCTCTCCATTCTCACCCAGAGCCTGTCGCGAGGCGAGTTCGTGACCACCAATCTGGATCAGCGCCGGGATGAACTCGGGGTTCTGGCTCATGGATTCAACATCATGAGCCAAAGCTTGAAAGAGCTCTACAAGAGCCTGGAAGAGAAGGTCGACGCGCGCACAGAGGATTTGAACAACGCTTACCATGAACTGCAAGCCATTTTCGACAACTCGCTGGTTGGCATTTCTGTTTTAAGCTCCGACCATAAAGTGATCCGGGCGAATCGAAGATTTGCGACCATTTTCGGCTATTCGGTGGCGGAAATACCGCTGATCAACCCCGAGAAATTTCATGTCTCCGGCAGGAATTTTGATGAATTCAGCGAAAAATTCTTTAACCGGCTGGCCGAGCGGGAGATAGCCCAGCTGGAATACCAGTTCCGCAGGAAGGACGGCAGCGTCTTCTGGAGCCAGGTCTCCGCCAAAGCCATTGACCCGCAGGATTTGAGCCGGGGCGTCATATTCGTCATCGAGGACATCTCGGACCGCAAAAAGGCCAGCGAACTCTTGCGGCAGCACGCCGAAGACCTGCGCGTGGCCAAGGACCAGGCCGACAAGGCCACCCGCTCCAAGAGCGAATTCCTGGCCAGGATGAGCCACGAAATCCGCACCCCCATGAATGCGATTCTGGGCATGGCCGAGATGCTGCAGGAGACGAGCCTGAACGAGGACCAGCAGGAATACGTCAAGACCTTCAGTTCCGCGGGCGAGCTTCTGCTGGGCATCATCAACGACATCCTTGATTTTTCCAAGATTGAGGTCGGTCAGATTAAGCTCGAATCCATCCCGTTCAATCTGCGGGAGCTTGTGGACGACGTGAACAAGCTCTTTGTATACCGGGCGGAGGAGAAGGCGCTTCGGCTCGAAAAGAAGGTCTCGGAAGGGCTCGCGCAACGCTACATCGGCGACCCGACCCGCATCCGGCAGATTATCATCAACCTCGTCGGCAACGCGCTCAAATTTACCAGTGCCGGCGGGGTGACCATGTCCGTGGCGGAGTCCGTCATGGACGATGGGGCTCCGTGCTGCCTCTTTGCGGTCAAGGATACGGGCATCGGGATTCCAAAATCGAAGCTGGGCACCGTCTTTGAGAGTTTTGCGCAAGCCGACTCGTCCACGACTCGGGAGTTCGGGGGCACGGGTCTTGGCCTGGCCATTTCCAAGAAGCTCGTTGAGCTCATGGGTGGACGGATCTGGGTCGAAAGCGAACCAGGGCAGGGAACCACGTTTTTCTTCAAATTGCCCCTCGCCCCCGATCAAAAGGTTCAGCTGCCGGAATTCCGCCTGAAGATACCTGCGGACACGCACCTGCTTATCGTCGAGGACCAGCCGGAAGGCCGGGGCAGCATTTCTTCCCTGGTGCGCAGTTGGGGGCTCGTGCCCGTCTCCTGTCCTTCGGCGGCCAATGCGATCGACGCCCTGAACGCGCACAAGAAGGATTTCACCTTCCAGGCCATCCTTATCGATTCCATGGTCGACAACGTGCCGGGAATCGAGATTGTGCATCTGCTCATTGGACAGGGAATCCCCGTGGCCAACCTTGTCCTCGCGGTGGAGACCGCCGAGGGTCTTGCGCGGCTGCCAAAGGCGACGGATTTCGGGCCGTTATCGTACATTCTCAAAAGCGAGCGGGACGCTGTCCTGCACGACAAGATCTACGAGGTGGTGTCCGAGTCGCAGCGCAGACGCATGACGGACTTCCATGACAAGGGCTGGAAAGTCCTCTTGGTCGACGATGTCGAGGCGAACAGAAGGGTGGTGGAGCTCTTTTTGAAGAGCAGCAACGTCTCCATCGTCCACGCCGAGAACGGCAAGATCGCGCTCGAGAAATTCACCGAAGGGCCTTTTGATCTTGTGCTCATGGATATGGAAATGCCGGTCATGGACGGGCTGGAGGCCACGCGCCGCATCCGCGCCTGGGAACAGGAGAAGCGGGAATACAAGACGCCCATCATCGCCCTGACGGCCCACGCCTTCCAGGAGCACCGGCAGAAGACCATGGATGCGGGGTGTACGGAGTTTCTGGCCAAGCCCATCAAGAAGCAGGCGCTCATCAATATTATCGACCTCTTTGCCGGGCAGCGCGAATCCCTGATCGCGCAACCCGAACCCCTGCTGGTGACGGAGGTCACGCCCATTCTGGATGAGCAGGATTCTCCGGTTCAGATCGATCCCGAGCTTCAGGACCTGCGTCCGCTTTTCCTGCGCACCGTCCGTGATTTTCAGGCACAGCTCGCCGACGCCATCACCACGCAGGATTTCGGCACCATGCAGCGCTGCGGGCACAGCCTGAAGGGGCTGGGCAGCACCTACGCCGTGGATGAGATCAGCCAGTCCGGCAAAATCATCGAGAGCGCGGCCAAGAGCAGGCAGGCGTCCGTCGTCGTAGAAGCGGTCAACCATCTGGCTGTGTTCATGAACACGGGCGAGACGCCGAAGATTCAGACAGACGAAGCATCCGGGGAAATGATCGGGGATGATGCTTTGCCCGCACCGGTGGACGGGCGCTATGTGGTCCACGTCGCGCCGGAAATGTCCGAGCTCATCCCATTTCTCATGGACGCCATGCAGAAGGATCTGGAACTCATGGGCAAGGCCCTGGCCCAGAAGGACTACCCGACCATGCGGCGCTTCGGGCATAGCCACAAGGGCTTCGGCAGCACCTATGGCTTTGAGTACATCAGCATCGTTGGCAGGAAAATCCAGGCTGCCGCCGAAGCACGGGATGCCGAGCATCTTGCGGATCTTCTGCTGGCGCTGGGCAATTATCTTGAGCGGGTGGATATCGTTTACGAGATAAAGGCCGACCTAGTCGAAGAGGAGATTGAGGACGTATTGCCCGGCAAAGAGGTGGCTGTAGAGATTCCTGAAGACGTGCAGGACTATACGGTCGAGGTCGATGCGGAACTCTATGAACTTGTGCCCCTCTTTATGGACACCATGCATTCAAATGTCGCTGAAATGCAGGACGCATTGGTGGAGAATAATTTTGATATCATTTGTCGCCATGGGCACAGTCAAAAGGGCCTGGGTAGCACGTATGGTTTTGATTATTTAAGCCATATCGGATACAAAATTGAAACGGCAGGCATGCAAAAAAATGCGGATGAAGTTCAGAAATTGCTTAAAATAATGAACAAGTATCTCGAAAATGTACATATCGTGGAGCGAAAAGGATGA
- a CDS encoding GspE/PulE family protein yields MLKSKLIDIKKIFQAAQAFEMAWNKCLPDLKALFQVEQIRLYKCDAQHSELFALVLKDGRPREVRLPISTSSLVGYTAQSQMPFILKSIETQELEAIHPSLRFDRQYDQLVDFETRNVISMPIQHENELLGVLQLLNKQTGDFSREDEAFCRLIVSIMGQKMFEERSLPKGPYENLVLQGALTREQLDDAVSRSARKGISTSRLLQLDFGVSPDDIGASLEIYYQTPFLRYQENPVSEHMLKGINRQYLLNNLWVPIHAKGEKVVILLHNPHDSEKIEEIKRILNVKEYEFKVGLPEEILAFLGDRSQLLKSAGGSKGMADAYEAMHEDEHEEEFDDYDDGDDLSEALADLEGVSDDGLELAQVEEEDISQESRQLAVRFVNKIIMHAHKAGASDIHIEPSRTGRPGVVRMRIDGTCVRVLTVPESIIKPVVSRIKILSNLNISERRLPQDGKARVRFKGRELELRVATLPTVHGESAVLRMLTSGKALPFEKLNLSEANAAQIERLMFKPHGIFLVVGPTGSGKTTTLHSILARINTPDKKIWTVEDPVEITQPGLQQVQVESAIGLDFPRIMRAFLRADPDVILVGEMRDLQTAQIGVEASLTGHMVFSTLHTNSAAETVTRLLDMGVESLNFSEALHGILAQRLVKTLCTQCREAYAPSDEEWEYLLNQYGAEFFPELGIERSTASIYRAKGCGRCGQTGYRGRTGIHELLVATPEIRKAIARKHPSEEVARMAIEQGMRTLYQDGIAKIFKGDIDILQLQKVTTSE; encoded by the coding sequence ATGCTCAAGTCCAAGCTGATCGACATCAAGAAAATTTTTCAGGCGGCCCAGGCATTTGAAATGGCCTGGAATAAATGTCTGCCCGATTTGAAGGCTCTTTTTCAAGTCGAGCAGATACGTTTGTATAAGTGCGATGCGCAGCACTCGGAATTGTTCGCCCTCGTTCTGAAGGACGGCAGGCCGCGCGAAGTGCGTCTGCCCATTTCCACATCGAGCCTTGTCGGTTACACGGCCCAGTCGCAGATGCCTTTTATCTTAAAGAGCATTGAAACTCAGGAGCTTGAGGCCATTCATCCGAGCCTGCGTTTTGACCGCCAGTACGATCAGTTGGTCGATTTTGAAACGCGCAATGTGATCTCCATGCCGATTCAGCACGAGAATGAGCTTTTGGGGGTGTTGCAGCTCCTGAACAAGCAAACTGGGGATTTTTCCCGCGAGGACGAGGCCTTTTGTCGTTTGATAGTGAGCATCATGGGGCAGAAAATGTTCGAGGAACGCAGCCTGCCCAAGGGACCGTATGAAAATCTCGTTTTGCAGGGAGCTCTGACCCGCGAGCAGCTCGATGACGCCGTCTCGCGCTCGGCCAGGAAGGGCATTTCCACATCCCGTCTGCTGCAGCTGGATTTTGGCGTGAGCCCGGATGACATCGGCGCATCGCTGGAAATCTATTACCAGACGCCGTTTCTGCGCTACCAGGAAAATCCCGTCTCTGAGCATATGCTCAAAGGCATCAACCGCCAATACCTGCTCAATAATCTGTGGGTGCCCATCCATGCCAAGGGCGAGAAGGTCGTGATCCTTCTTCACAATCCGCATGATTCCGAAAAGATTGAGGAAATCAAACGAATCCTGAACGTGAAGGAATATGAATTCAAGGTGGGGTTGCCGGAGGAGATTCTTGCCTTTCTTGGCGATCGCAGCCAGCTCCTGAAGTCCGCCGGCGGCTCGAAAGGAATGGCCGATGCCTATGAAGCCATGCATGAGGATGAGCATGAGGAGGAGTTCGACGACTATGACGACGGGGACGACCTCTCCGAAGCCCTGGCCGATCTGGAAGGGGTCTCCGACGATGGCCTTGAGCTCGCGCAGGTCGAAGAGGAGGACATTTCCCAGGAAAGCCGCCAGCTCGCCGTCCGCTTCGTGAACAAGATCATCATGCACGCGCACAAGGCCGGAGCCTCGGACATTCACATCGAACCCTCAAGAACGGGGCGGCCTGGAGTGGTGCGCATGCGCATCGACGGCACCTGCGTGCGGGTGCTGACTGTCCCGGAGAGCATCATCAAGCCGGTGGTTTCGCGCATCAAGATCCTCTCGAACCTGAATATTTCCGAGCGGAGGCTGCCGCAGGACGGCAAGGCCAGGGTTCGCTTCAAGGGGCGCGAGCTTGAGCTTCGCGTCGCCACGCTCCCCACCGTGCACGGCGAGAGCGCCGTGCTGCGCATGCTCACCTCCGGCAAGGCCCTGCCCTTCGAAAAGCTGAACTTGAGCGAAGCGAACGCGGCTCAGATTGAGCGTCTCATGTTCAAGCCGCATGGAATTTTTCTGGTCGTCGGGCCGACAGGCTCAGGCAAGACGACCACCCTGCACTCCATTCTGGCGCGCATCAACACTCCGGACAAGAAGATCTGGACCGTAGAGGACCCGGTTGAGATCACGCAGCCGGGACTGCAGCAGGTCCAGGTCGAAAGTGCCATCGGCCTTGATTTTCCCCGCATCATGCGCGCCTTTTTGCGTGCGGACCCGGACGTGATCCTCGTGGGCGAAATGCGTGATCTCCAGACCGCGCAGATCGGCGTGGAGGCTTCGCTCACGGGACATATGGTTTTTTCGACCCTGCACACCAATTCCGCGGCGGAAACAGTGACCCGCCTTCTGGACATGGGCGTAGAATCGCTTAACTTCTCTGAAGCGCTGCACGGAATTCTGGCCCAGCGCCTGGTCAAGACCCTGTGCACGCAATGCCGCGAGGCCTATGCTCCTTCCGACGAGGAGTGGGAGTATCTGCTCAATCAATACGGGGCGGAGTTTTTTCCCGAGCTTGGGATTGAGCGTTCCACGGCCAGCATCTACCGGGCAAAGGGCTGTGGGCGTTGCGGCCAGACCGGGTACCGAGGGCGGACCGGAATTCACGAACTGCTCGTGGCGACCCCTGAAATCCGCAAGGCCATCGCCCGCAAGCATCCGTCGGAAGAGGTCGCGCGGATGGCCATCGAGCAGGGCATGCGGACCCTCTATCAGGACGGGATAGCAAAGATTTTCAAAGGGGATATTGATATCCTGCAACTGCAGAAAGTGACGACCTCCGAGTGA
- a CDS encoding response regulator, which produces MQNILVIDDDKLMCLALAKILISAGYNVVQASDGEEGLKLYRSQDFDLVITDLIMPDKEGIQIIRELRKENSRIRIIAMSAGGRGGATDYLKWARLMGAKQCLSKPIKREDLLDAVQTVLALP; this is translated from the coding sequence ATGCAGAACATACTTGTCATCGATGACGATAAACTCATGTGTCTGGCCCTGGCCAAGATCCTGATTTCCGCCGGCTACAATGTCGTGCAGGCCTCGGATGGCGAGGAAGGGCTTAAATTGTACCGATCTCAGGATTTTGATCTGGTCATCACCGACCTCATCATGCCGGACAAGGAAGGAATTCAGATTATTCGCGAATTGCGCAAGGAAAACAGCCGCATTCGCATTATCGCCATGTCCGCGGGAGGCAGGGGCGGTGCCACGGACTATTTGAAATGGGCACGGCTCATGGGCGCAAAACAGTGTCTGAGCAAACCCATCAAGCGCGAAGACCTGCTTGATGCCGTGCAGACGGTGTTGGCCCTGCCCTGA
- a CDS encoding Hsp20/alpha crystallin family protein has translation MAKLFPWNSWLEMEDLKEDMQRLVEDSACSSPFAENGRRLARFRPVADVIEVEDAFFILVELPGLERDDVRLEVHGNELAVFGERQPPLNIEGAAFQVMERSYGCFSRRFELPEDIDDQAVVASMKLGLLQVRVPKCARRSVNRNIPISMDE, from the coding sequence ATGGCAAAGCTTTTTCCCTGGAATTCCTGGCTTGAGATGGAAGATTTGAAAGAAGACATGCAGCGTCTGGTCGAGGATTCTGCCTGCTCATCACCTTTTGCCGAGAACGGACGCAGGCTGGCCAGATTCAGGCCTGTCGCCGATGTGATCGAGGTCGAGGATGCTTTTTTTATCCTGGTGGAGTTGCCGGGGCTTGAGCGTGACGACGTTCGGCTTGAGGTGCATGGCAATGAGCTGGCCGTTTTTGGTGAACGCCAGCCGCCCCTGAATATCGAGGGCGCGGCCTTTCAAGTCATGGAGCGGTCGTATGGCTGCTTTTCCCGTCGCTTCGAGCTGCCGGAGGACATCGATGATCAGGCCGTTGTGGCCAGCATGAAATTGGGCCTCTTGCAGGTGCGGGTACCCAAGTGCGCCCGTCGCTCGGTGAACAGGAATATTCCCATTTCCATGGATGAATGA
- a CDS encoding trypsin-like peptidase domain-containing protein — translation MKIIKLLAVMLCWALVSAHFSFAADKGIRMTPVVRTVQSVAPAVVNIHTARIVEQEINPFGSMFDDSLFRHFFGSQDLTRRFEQRSLGSGVIIDAGKNLVLTNAHVIEGASTIRVRLLDGRQFDGELVGSDPDFDLAILHLKDAQNLPQASMGDSSDMMIGETVIAIGNPFGFGNTVTTGVVSALERTIETKQGTFTDFIQTDAAINPGNSGGPLMNLAGELVGINTAIYAEAEGIGFAIPINKAKRVVDELVNYGRVQAVWLGLEGQDVDERIARYLGLEDTRGMLVTQVHEASSQKAGIEAGDVITSVNGVTVEDRTHYQRILRNFTLGQDLRLEIAGQTGKRRVPVKLQSFTNDKALDMATRRWGMTVEARGRSLLISGIRPGSPAQQLGLKSGDLLLKVAGDAQSSLDDYARAFKRYRMANTVLLLVARDGRGYHVRLRV, via the coding sequence GTGAAAATTATCAAGTTGCTGGCCGTGATGCTGTGCTGGGCGCTCGTAAGCGCCCATTTTTCTTTTGCCGCCGACAAGGGCATCCGCATGACTCCGGTGGTGCGCACCGTGCAAAGCGTTGCTCCGGCAGTGGTCAACATCCACACCGCGCGCATCGTCGAGCAGGAGATCAATCCCTTTGGTTCCATGTTCGACGACAGCCTGTTCCGCCATTTCTTCGGTTCGCAGGATTTGACCCGGCGTTTCGAGCAACGCAGTCTCGGCTCGGGAGTGATCATTGACGCGGGCAAGAATCTGGTGCTGACCAACGCGCATGTCATCGAGGGTGCCTCCACCATCAGGGTGCGCCTCCTGGACGGGCGGCAGTTCGACGGCGAGCTGGTCGGCTCCGATCCGGACTTCGATCTGGCCATTCTGCACTTGAAGGACGCTCAAAATCTGCCGCAGGCGTCCATGGGCGATTCTTCGGACATGATGATCGGCGAGACGGTCATCGCCATCGGCAATCCTTTCGGTTTCGGCAATACCGTGACCACGGGCGTGGTGTCGGCTCTGGAGCGGACCATCGAGACCAAGCAGGGTACGTTCACCGACTTCATCCAGACCGACGCGGCCATCAATCCCGGCAACAGCGGCGGCCCGCTTATGAATCTGGCCGGCGAGTTGGTCGGCATCAACACCGCCATCTATGCCGAGGCCGAAGGGATCGGGTTCGCCATCCCCATCAACAAGGCCAAAAGGGTCGTGGATGAGTTGGTCAATTACGGCCGCGTGCAGGCCGTGTGGCTGGGTTTGGAGGGGCAGGATGTGGATGAGCGCATTGCCCGGTATCTGGGTCTGGAGGATACGCGGGGCATGCTCGTGACGCAGGTCCACGAGGCCTCCTCGCAAAAAGCCGGGATCGAGGCCGGGGATGTGATCACGTCGGTCAACGGGGTGACCGTGGAGGATCGCACCCATTATCAGCGCATACTCAGGAATTTCACTCTCGGCCAGGACCTGCGGCTGGAGATTGCCGGGCAGACAGGAAAACGCAGGGTCCCCGTGAAGCTGCAATCTTTCACCAACGACAAGGCGCTGGACATGGCGACCCGGCGTTGGGGCATGACGGTGGAGGCGAGAGGACGGAGCCTGCTCATATCCGGGATTCGGCCCGGGAGTCCCGCCCAGCAGCTGGGGCTGAAAAGCGGAGACCTCCTGCTCAAGGTGGCGGGAGACGCGCAGTCGTCCTTGGACGACTACGCCCGGGCCTTCAAGCGTTATCGCATGGCCAACACCGTGCTGTTGCTCGTGGCCCGGGACGGGCGCGGCTATCATGTGCGGTTGCGGGTCTGA